From the genome of Candidatus Endomicrobium procryptotermitis:
TCTGCGCTCCACATATAGCCTATCGACGTTTCTCCATTAAGCATTGAAGTTTTTGGAGAATCGCTGTCTAAAAGTTTGATATTCTGTTTTAAAGCCATAACTTTTTTTGCTACTGCATCCAAAACAGCATCATCCTCAGGATTGAATGAATATCCCATAGAATTTGCAGCTGCTCCGATTACGGCTCTTGAATCATCAAGAGCGACTATTGAATTTTTGTATTTAGCGTCAAACAGCTGCCCAAAAGAAGTAATTTTTTCATTTATTTTCTTTTTATTTACCACAATAGCCGCAACCCCGGCCATATACGGTATGGAATATCTATTTCCTGGGTCAAAATCGCGGTTTAAATATGAAAGTTCGATATTCGAAAGATTATCAATAGCATTTTTATCTATCTCAGAGAGCAGTCCTTCCTCTATCATCATTTTAACTGCATAATCCGATGGAATAACTATATCGTAAGTTCCTTCCGCGCTGCTTTTAACTTTCGCCATCATATCTTCATTTGATGAATATGTCGCAAAATTAACTTTTATTCCAGTTTCTTTTTCAAATTGTTTTATAATGCTTTCTGGTATATATTCTGTCCAGAAGAAAACGTTTAATTCTTTTGTTCCATCTGCGGGAGGTTTTGAAGAACAACCTGAGAACAAAAACAATACGAACAATGAGCATAGCGTCAAACCACAAATCAAAAACCTTTTCATTTTACTGCCTCCTTTTGAAAATATACCCGCATTTTTAACGCCGCAGTTAGTGTTCAGTATGCGGGTTTTTCTTTTTTGCTTTTTACATAAGACAATATCTGCGTTATCATAACTGCGGAAAAAGTCGCAAGCATTATAAGCGTTGATAAAGCATAAACGTCAGGGCGTATGCCGGAACGCACAGATTCCATAACTTTTAATGGAAATGTTATGGTCGAGGCACCGGTGGTAAAAAAACTTATTATAAAATCATCTATAGATAAAGTAAACGCCAAAGCTGCGCCAGAAATTATTCCTGGCAAAATTACAGGAATAGTTATCCCCGTCAGAACGCGGATTCTGTTTGCGCCCAAATCCATAGCTGCTTCTTCAAGACTTCTATCAAAACCCGATAAGCGCGCTTTTACAGTAAATACGACAAACGGTATGCTGAAAGTAGCGTGAGCTATTATAAGGCTGATGAAACCAAGTGGAACATGAGCCAAAGCAAATGAAGACAAAAGAGAAATGCCTAAAACTATTTCCGGAATTACCATAGGCACGTACAATAAAGCGTCTATCATTGTTTTTCCTTTAAATTTATATCTGAACATCGCTATGGCCGTAAGCGTTCCTATGACGGCCGCTATCAGCGTGCTTGCTGAAGCTATGATAAGCGTAGTGAAAAAAGAATCTAAAAGAGCTTCATTGGAAAACATTTCGACATACCACTTTAAAGTAAAATCTTCAAAAACTATATTACGCCTTGAAGAATTGAAAGAAAACAAAATAACGATTCCTATAGGCGCATACAGAAAAATAAAAATAAGAGCGCTAAACCCGTGCGATAATATTTTCTCTATAGTTAATGATTTGTTCTTCAGATACCGTTTCATTTATTTTTTCTCTTTTGTATTGCCGCAGACAAAATTTCTTTTTATAAACCGCATGTCATACCGCTCCAAGTTCATCGATTTTTCCTCCAGATTTTGTATATATTTTCACTAAAATTAACGTTACGGCTATCAGCATTATCGACAGAGCTGCACCAAACGGCCAGTTATAAGCAGATTTAAACTGTCTTGAAATAAGATTCCCTATTATCTGATTGTTCCCACCGCCCATTAAATCAGCTACAAAAAAGTATCCCAAAGAAGGAATAAATACCATAATCGAGCCGGCAAAAATTCCCGGAGCTGTCAGAGGAAGAAGAACATACCTGAACGTCTGTACAATACCCGCACCCAAATCTTTTGAAGCTTCTATAAGATTTTTATCGACTTTGTCTATGACGGTAAGAATCGGCAAAACCATAAATGGAAGCAGCGTATATACCATCCCGAGTACAACCGCCGACTGTGTAAACATTACTTCTAAGGGTTCATCTATAATTCCAGCATATAAAAGAAATTTATTTATATATCCGTTTTTCCCGAGCAGCGTGCGCCAGCCGTAAAGTCTTATAAGCGAATTTGTCCAAAAAGGAAGCAGAAGAGCCGTCATCATAAGCGTTTTTCTAAACGGTGTTGTCTTAGACATTATCATGGCAAACGGGTAAGCTGTTAAAATACAAATAACCGTCGTAAAAGCCGCGATGATAAACGAATTATAATATACTCCCAAAATATCGGGATTAAAAAGTTTAGCGTAATTTTTAAAAGTAAAATTGAAAACTATCCGATGGCTTTCATTCACGCCACAAAAACTTATTATGAAAATGTAAATAAGAGGGATTGCTATAAGCAGAATAAGCCATGCTGTTACCGGAGAAATCATCATAATCAGTGGAATGGTTTTTTTGCGGAATTCATGGTTAGATTTAAACATAATTTGCCTCATAAAATTTTATTTGTGTACTACGCCCTGCTGTTTCAAATCACTTTCATTTTCAGTCTGGACATTCACCGTCTCGGCTTGTTGAAAACTTTTAAACTTTTCCTCTTCCAGATATTTATATATTTTGTTTGAAATCGTAGGTATCATGACACAGTCTTTTATATTCCAGTAAACATACTGCATCTCTCCGATTTTCGGCACAGTGCTGCCTATCTGCGTATTTATTTTTACAGCTTGACCGTTGGAGAGAATAATTATGCTCTTTATGATATTTCCTAAAAAAATACTTTCTTTGACAAACCCGCACAAACCAAACCCTTCAATAGGCGTGTCGGAAAACAAAGTCATCTCAGGACGCACCGAAATATACAAAAGTTCTTCCTTTTCAAACTCTTCACCTTTTCCAAGAAGTTCTCCTGCTTCGTAATACAGTTCTGCTATAGAGTCATGCTCATTCTGAACTATGGCTTCAAATAAATTCGATTCGCCTATAAAATCAGCTATGAATTTTGTAGCCGGCTTATTATAAATTTGGCGCGGCGTACCGTATTGTTCCAGAACTCCTTTATTCATCACCGCTATGCGGTCGCTCATGGTTAAAGCTTCCTCTTGGTCGTGAGTGACAAAAACAAAAGTTATTCCGAGCTTT
Proteins encoded in this window:
- a CDS encoding spermidine/putrescine ABC transporter substrate-binding protein codes for the protein MKRFLICGLTLCSLFVLFLFSGCSSKPPADGTKELNVFFWTEYIPESIIKQFEKETGIKVNFATYSSNEDMMAKVKSSAEGTYDIVIPSDYAVKMMIEEGLLSEIDKNAIDNLSNIELSYLNRDFDPGNRYSIPYMAGVAAIVVNKKKINEKITSFGQLFDAKYKNSIVALDDSRAVIGAAANSMGYSFNPEDDAVLDAVAKKVMALKQNIKLLDSDSPKTSMLNGETSIGYMWSAEIAICLQENGDDFEVVFPEEGCYLFLDNMSIVKGAKNKANAEKFINFVLRADIGKSILDEYPYASPNKAAIGIVSDSYKNNPASNIKSDIFSKGQFIKDVGSKVEKYDEIWTKFTK
- a CDS encoding ABC transporter ATP-binding protein, which gives rise to MKDNPKPIVEILNVNKFYGENHIVCDLNLTIYEKEFLSVLGPSGCGKTTILRMIAGFERQTSGTILIEGENMEDKEPFERNINTVFQNYALFPHMTVYENIAYGLKMKKVSKDEIKARVVHSISTVRLEGFEKRYPSQLSGGQKQRVAIARAIINNPKVLLLDEPLGALDMKLRKQMQIELKSLQRKLGITFVFVTHDQEEALTMSDRIAVMNKGVLEQYGTPRQIYNKPATKFIADFIGESNLFEAIVQNEHDSIAELYYEAGELLGKGEEFEKEELLYISVRPEMTLFSDTPIEGFGLCGFVKESIFLGNIIKSIIILSNGQAVKINTQIGSTVPKIGEMQYVYWNIKDCVMIPTISNKIYKYLEEEKFKSFQQAETVNVQTENESDLKQQGVVHK
- a CDS encoding ABC transporter permease, translating into MFKSNHEFRKKTIPLIMMISPVTAWLILLIAIPLIYIFIISFCGVNESHRIVFNFTFKNYAKLFNPDILGVYYNSFIIAAFTTVICILTAYPFAMIMSKTTPFRKTLMMTALLLPFWTNSLIRLYGWRTLLGKNGYINKFLLYAGIIDEPLEVMFTQSAVVLGMVYTLLPFMVLPILTVIDKVDKNLIEASKDLGAGIVQTFRYVLLPLTAPGIFAGSIMVFIPSLGYFFVADLMGGGNNQIIGNLISRQFKSAYNWPFGAALSIMLIAVTLILVKIYTKSGGKIDELGAV
- a CDS encoding ABC transporter permease subunit yields the protein MKRYLKNKSLTIEKILSHGFSALIFIFLYAPIGIVILFSFNSSRRNIVFEDFTLKWYVEMFSNEALLDSFFTTLIIASASTLIAAVIGTLTAIAMFRYKFKGKTMIDALLYVPMVIPEIVLGISLLSSFALAHVPLGFISLIIAHATFSIPFVVFTVKARLSGFDRSLEEAAMDLGANRIRVLTGITIPVILPGIISGAALAFTLSIDDFIISFFTTGASTITFPLKVMESVRSGIRPDVYALSTLIMLATFSAVMITQILSYVKSKKEKPAY